A genomic window from Candidatus Binatia bacterium includes:
- a CDS encoding MBOAT family O-acyltransferase: MVFTEFRFAAFFLAIFAVHWLLPGNRSRKLWLLAASYSFYAAWNWRFLSLIVASTLIDYSVGRGLERSTELSRRRGLLAVSLVGNLGILGFFKYYNFFATSAAEFTSWLGLGLPLQALEVVLPLGISFYTFQTLSYTVDVYRGRLQPTRSLADFALFVSFFPQLVAGPIVRAIDFLPQLAKTRRLADVGFRTPLMRFLLGYVKKACIADQIAAAIDPVFANPAAYDTVSLWLSSLLYSLQIYCDFSGYSDMAIATAAMVGYHLPENFGFPYLAKTIQEFWRRWHITLTTWFRDYLYIPLGGNRTGSVRLAINLCTVFLLCGLWHGAAWTFVVWGIYHGVFLTLERLVPLKRLPPLLGHVYVLLVVSCGFVIFRSADLPAAGVFLSGLIPGGDAGRFAVWSGWWVVLLSFGLVHAALSRWPLETPVARLPAGVFALGYGVLVAVLLPWAANEYEPFIYFQF, translated from the coding sequence ATGGTCTTCACCGAGTTCCGCTTCGCCGCTTTTTTCTTGGCGATCTTCGCCGTCCACTGGCTCCTGCCCGGCAATCGATCGCGCAAGCTCTGGTTGCTGGCCGCGAGCTACTCCTTCTACGCGGCTTGGAATTGGCGCTTCCTGTCGCTTATCGTCGCGTCGACCCTGATCGACTATAGCGTCGGCCGCGGACTCGAACGGAGCACCGAGCTCTCGAGACGCCGCGGGCTCCTCGCCGTCAGTCTCGTGGGGAACCTCGGGATTCTCGGGTTCTTCAAGTACTACAACTTCTTCGCGACCTCTGCGGCGGAGTTCACGTCCTGGCTCGGGCTAGGACTGCCGCTTCAGGCGCTCGAGGTCGTGTTGCCGCTCGGGATCAGCTTCTACACCTTCCAGACGCTGAGCTACACGGTGGACGTCTATCGGGGGCGGCTGCAGCCGACGCGATCCCTCGCGGACTTCGCGCTGTTCGTGTCCTTCTTCCCGCAACTCGTCGCCGGCCCGATCGTTCGCGCCATCGACTTTCTGCCGCAGCTCGCAAAGACGCGACGTCTCGCCGACGTCGGGTTCCGGACGCCACTGATGCGTTTCCTTCTCGGCTACGTGAAGAAGGCGTGCATTGCCGATCAGATCGCCGCGGCGATCGATCCCGTCTTTGCCAACCCGGCCGCCTACGACACGGTGAGCCTCTGGCTGTCATCGTTGCTCTACAGCCTGCAGATCTACTGTGACTTCTCGGGCTATTCAGACATGGCGATCGCGACGGCTGCGATGGTCGGGTACCACCTCCCCGAGAACTTTGGATTCCCGTACCTGGCGAAGACCATCCAGGAATTCTGGCGCCGCTGGCACATCACGCTTACGACGTGGTTCCGCGACTATCTGTACATCCCACTGGGTGGGAACCGTACGGGCTCGGTTCGCCTCGCGATCAATCTCTGCACGGTCTTCTTGCTGTGCGGCCTCTGGCACGGAGCTGCCTGGACGTTCGTCGTGTGGGGCATCTACCACGGGGTGTTCTTGACCCTCGAGCGCTTGGTTCCCCTGAAGCGTCTCCCGCCGTTGCTCGGGCACGTGTACGTGTTGCTCGTGGTGAGCTGCGGCTTCGTGATCTTCCGGTCTGCGGATTTGCCTGCAGCGGGCGTGTTTCTGTCCGGGCTGATCCCGGGAGGGGACGCGGGGCGCTTCGCGGTCTGGTCGGGGTGGTGGGTTGTGTTGCTCTCGTTTGGGCTGGTGCACGCAGCGTTGTCGCGGTGGCC